One stretch of Candidatus Latescibacter sp. DNA includes these proteins:
- a CDS encoding HD domain-containing protein yields the protein MNSSTFHQIRSWFLYYVEGFLGENGNPDSPIPMKLIHSRKVSEICRSLSEELDWGSEDRLTAAALGLLHDVGRFSQFAEYGTFVDADSVDHGAQGCAAVKESGVLSPCSETTRSQILDGILFHNRRTIPSVVNPDSLPFVKLVRDADKLDIYRIIRERIGKNNLGDHLKEALWIQAEGPVNPLALDEILNRQTVSSENIRSVVDFTLMQMSWVFDINYPPARQRIHEDGVLNLLASTLPDEKEIQEIAEFILKQVE from the coding sequence ATGAATTCAAGCACGTTTCATCAAATTCGATCATGGTTTCTTTACTATGTGGAGGGGTTCCTGGGAGAAAACGGCAACCCTGACTCCCCTATACCTATGAAACTGATTCACTCAAGAAAGGTTTCGGAAATCTGCCGGTCTCTTTCGGAAGAGCTTGACTGGGGCAGCGAAGATCGCCTCACAGCAGCGGCTCTCGGTCTCCTTCATGATGTCGGGCGATTTTCCCAGTTCGCCGAGTATGGAACGTTTGTCGATGCCGATTCGGTGGATCACGGAGCACAGGGATGCGCTGCGGTAAAAGAATCCGGGGTGCTTTCGCCCTGCTCCGAAACAACCCGCAGTCAGATCCTGGATGGCATCCTCTTCCACAACAGGAGAACGATTCCTTCAGTGGTAAACCCTGATTCCCTGCCTTTTGTAAAACTGGTCCGTGACGCCGACAAGCTCGATATCTACCGCATCATCCGTGAAAGAATCGGAAAAAACAACCTTGGCGATCACCTGAAAGAAGCCCTCTGGATCCAGGCTGAGGGACCGGTCAATCCCCTGGCCCTCGATGAAATCTTAAACCGTCAGACCGTATCGAGCGAGAACATCCGCTCAGTAGTGGATTTCACCCTGATGCAGATGTCCTGGGTATTCGACATCAATTATCCGCCCGCCAGGCAGCGCATCCATGAGGATGGCGTGCTGAATCTGCTCGCCTCCACGCTCCCGGATGAAAAGGAAATACAAGAAATCGCGGAATTTATTTTGAAGCAGGTAGAATAA